The Arachis duranensis cultivar V14167 chromosome 2, aradu.V14167.gnm2.J7QH, whole genome shotgun sequence genome has a window encoding:
- the LOC107474202 gene encoding probable 2-oxoglutarate-dependent dioxygenase AOP1 isoform X2, producing the protein MGSQTETHDLPIVDLTDETLKPGTEAWVSACKVVRTALEDHGCFIARYNKIGEELCDSVVSALEQLFGLPLETKKQETSEKLFHNYYGQIPSLPLYESLGIDDPLNIKGCQKFTNIMWPQGNDRFCVNEYAKVLGEVDKVTKKMVFESYGVDSERCNSFIESGNYLLRCLKYRPPEKNETHLGMQSHTDLTMQSVLHQLNGVAGLEIKIKNGNWLLVHPSPSFFLVMAGDAFKVWSNGRIRPCEHRVIMNNAKEIRYSMGLFTFNGDIVQMPEEFVDDKNPLRYKPLFDHFDYLRFFDKEKIIDSDLRVKAYFGV; encoded by the exons ATGGGATCCCAAACAGAAACCCATGATCTTCCTATTGTTGACTTAACCGATGAAACGCTGAAGCCTGGAACTGAAGCGTGGGTTTCAGCATGTAAAGTAGTTCGAACTGCGTTGGAGGATCATGGTTGTTTCATTGCACGTTACAACAAAATTGGTGAAGAGCTTTGTGATTCTGTTGTCTCTGCATTGGAACAACTATTTGGTCTGCCATTGGAGACAAAGAAGCAAGAGACTAGTGAGAAATTGTTTCATAATTATTATGGACAAATTCCATCTCTTCCATTATATGAATCACTTGGGATTGATGATCCATTAAACATTAAGGGATGCCAGAAGTTCACAAACATCATGTGGCCACAAGGGAATGATCGTTTTTG CGTGAATGAGTATGCAAAGGTATTGGGAGAAGTAGACAAAGTGACAAAGAAGATGGTATTTGAGAGCTATGGTGTGGACAGTGAGCGATGCAATTCATTCATAGAATCAGGAAATTACCTTCTTCGGTGCCTCAAATACAGACCACCAGAGAAGAATGAAACTCATTTGGGAATGCAATCTCACACTGATTTGACTATGCAATCAGTATTGCATCAGCTGAATGGTGTGGCAGGTTTGGAAATCAAAATCAAGAATGGGAACTGGCTGCTTGTTCATCCCTCCCCTTCCTTCTTTCTCGTCATGGCTGGAGATGCTTTCAAG GTTTGGAGCAATGGCAGGATACGTCCGTGTGAACATCGAGTGATAATGAATAACGCAAAGGAAATTAGGTATTCTATGGGGCTTTTCACTTTTAATGGTGACATTGTGCAAATGCCAGAAGAGTTTGTTGATGACAAAAATCCTTTGCGCTATAAACCATTATTTGACCATTTTGATTACCTTCGTTTCTTTGATAAAGAGAAGATCATAGACTCTGATTTGCGAGTCAAGGCATACTTTGGAGTATGA
- the LOC107474202 gene encoding probable 2-oxoglutarate-dependent dioxygenase AOP1 isoform X1 produces MGSQTETHDLPIVDLTDETLKPGTEAWVSACKVVRTALEDHGCFIARYNKIGEELCDSVVSALEQLFGLPLETKKQETSEKLFHNYYGQIPSLPLYESLGIDDPLNIKGCQKFTNIMWPQGNDRFCESVNEYAKVLGEVDKVTKKMVFESYGVDSERCNSFIESGNYLLRCLKYRPPEKNETHLGMQSHTDLTMQSVLHQLNGVAGLEIKIKNGNWLLVHPSPSFFLVMAGDAFKVWSNGRIRPCEHRVIMNNAKEIRYSMGLFTFNGDIVQMPEEFVDDKNPLRYKPLFDHFDYLRFFDKEKIIDSDLRVKAYFGV; encoded by the exons ATGGGATCCCAAACAGAAACCCATGATCTTCCTATTGTTGACTTAACCGATGAAACGCTGAAGCCTGGAACTGAAGCGTGGGTTTCAGCATGTAAAGTAGTTCGAACTGCGTTGGAGGATCATGGTTGTTTCATTGCACGTTACAACAAAATTGGTGAAGAGCTTTGTGATTCTGTTGTCTCTGCATTGGAACAACTATTTGGTCTGCCATTGGAGACAAAGAAGCAAGAGACTAGTGAGAAATTGTTTCATAATTATTATGGACAAATTCCATCTCTTCCATTATATGAATCACTTGGGATTGATGATCCATTAAACATTAAGGGATGCCAGAAGTTCACAAACATCATGTGGCCACAAGGGAATGATCGTTTTTG CGAAAGCGTGAATGAGTATGCAAAGGTATTGGGAGAAGTAGACAAAGTGACAAAGAAGATGGTATTTGAGAGCTATGGTGTGGACAGTGAGCGATGCAATTCATTCATAGAATCAGGAAATTACCTTCTTCGGTGCCTCAAATACAGACCACCAGAGAAGAATGAAACTCATTTGGGAATGCAATCTCACACTGATTTGACTATGCAATCAGTATTGCATCAGCTGAATGGTGTGGCAGGTTTGGAAATCAAAATCAAGAATGGGAACTGGCTGCTTGTTCATCCCTCCCCTTCCTTCTTTCTCGTCATGGCTGGAGATGCTTTCAAG GTTTGGAGCAATGGCAGGATACGTCCGTGTGAACATCGAGTGATAATGAATAACGCAAAGGAAATTAGGTATTCTATGGGGCTTTTCACTTTTAATGGTGACATTGTGCAAATGCCAGAAGAGTTTGTTGATGACAAAAATCCTTTGCGCTATAAACCATTATTTGACCATTTTGATTACCTTCGTTTCTTTGATAAAGAGAAGATCATAGACTCTGATTTGCGAGTCAAGGCATACTTTGGAGTATGA